The window GCTAGGACGACCTCGAACCAAAGACTTCTGTGAATAAACTTTCTATGTGTGAATACAAGAATTAAAAGGAACCTCAAACTGGTCTTATGTTTCTCGTGATATTATacatttgattaatttatttaacgctTTTATTAATAGAATATTTATACATATGCTGGATGTGGAATCAATTAAATATCTGCCTTCAAAAGACTGTCACTGAGTTGGATCTTTTCGCCCGGCTTGAAGGCCGGCATTCCCAGATAAGGGCAGCTCGCGCACCGGAAGGCGTCCCCCAAGTAgcactgaaaaatttattcgaattttcaaaattgccgCTTAGCTGGCATTGTCAATCCTGTCATAAGTGAcagtcgacttgatgaacaactctttttaaatagttgtactaaaaattaattttctgaaACTTACGTTGCCACAGGACGATTTTGGGGCGTCAGTTGTGTCCACAAGCTGCCCGGCCTTTGCCTCCTGTGCGAGTTCGTCCGCAAGGCCACACGAGCAGTCTTTGCAAGCCTTGCGTTTACCAGTGGTACCACAAACTAAAACTTGGCAATAAACACCCAATAATTCACAATTTAAGGTACCTCTAAGTGACGAAGGGTCTGGTTTCTTCAAATCCTCATCATCGAGCAAATTATCGGGGTCTATAGTTTCACCCTCATCGGCATCATCCAATTTCCATACCGgttttttaaggttaagtttggcaGAAGAGCCAA of the Tribolium castaneum strain GA2 chromosome 1, icTriCast1.1, whole genome shotgun sequence genome contains:
- the CIAPIN1 gene encoding anamorsin homolog, with translation MEVLNLKEGETVLAVCEEGTKSLSDTTLNTITNLKSPNELSGLTENSNDSILVELPQEQLTESLTKQLFKLCKPGGQLCIHKVKDFDTLELSLKTSGFTNVRNENNWLLSNKPKYEIGSSAKLNLKKPVWKLDDADEGETIDPDNLLDDEDLKKPDPSSLRVCGTTGKRKACKDCSCGLADELAQEAKAGQLVDTTDAPKSSCGNCYLGDAFRCASCPYLGMPAFKPGEKIQLSDSLLKADI